In Labrys monachus, the genomic stretch TCGCCGGCAATGCCATCGTCCAGGCCGTGCTCGCCGCCCTCGTGCGCAAAAGCCGGACCGGCATCGGCGCCCATGTCGAGACCAGCCTGCTGGAGGCGCTCGTCGATTTCCAGTTCGAGGTGCTGACCACCTACATGAACGACGGCGGCAGGCTGCCGGTGCGCTCGTCCTTCCGCAACGCGCATGCCTATCTCGCCGCCCCCTACGGCGTCTACAAGACGTCCGATTCGTGGCTGGCGCTCGCCATGATGCCGCTGGACAGGCTCGCTCCGCTGCTCGACCTGCCTGACATCGCCGGCCTGCCGGCATCGGCCGCGTTCACCGAGCGCGACAGCCTCAAGCGGATCATCGCGGAGCGCCTCGCGGTGCGGCCGATCGCCCATTGGCTGTCGATCCTGGAACCCGCCGACGTCTGGTGCGCCGAGGTCCTGAACTGGCCCGCGCTCTATGCGAGCGACGGCTTCAAACTCCTCGACATGCTGCAGACGGTGGAGCGGGACGACGGCGTCTCGATTCGCACCACGCGCTCGCCGATCCGCGTCAACGGGGCTCGCCGGAAGATGGAGACGGCCGCTCCGCGCATCGGCGAGCATACCGTGAGGCTGCGGAAGGAATTCGGCCTCGACACGCCGTGACGACGAGGGAACGCCCTGCGTGCACGCCGGGCGCAGGGAGGACCATGCCTCCGACCGCCGCATGAATTCGGCGGAATTGCGTCGGCATTTCGCTTTTTAGATTCTTCCTCCCGGCCTATGGTGCGGGTCTGCCGGTGCGGACCTTCGCCGTGGATGGCCGGCCGACGGACGGAGATCCCCGTCCCGGTGCGGCTGCGGCGCTGGTCGTGCCGGTCGAAATCCGCAGATCGCCCAGCGGCCTCTCGGCAGAGGCCGACGGTGGATCAAGCGGGCCCTGGGGTTGTTATCACGGCACCTGTTTCGCTACACGGACATAAGTCGCCCATCCGCACCACAGTTTGAGGAAGTTATGCCGGCACAACGTACTTATCTCTATGTGGGTTGCTGCACGCGCCCGACGCCCTATTATCCCACGCATAACGGCAAGGGGATCGCGGCCTTCACCTTCGACGAGGCGAGCGGGGCGATCGGGCCGATCGGCATCACCGACGGCATCGACAATCCGACCTATCTGGGTGTCGACACCCGGCATCGCGCCCTGCATGCCAACAGCGAGGTCTTCGGCTGGAATGAAGGCACGGTTTCGGCTTACGCGATCGATCCGGCGACGGGAAAGCTGAGCTATATCAACAAGCAGCCCTCGCTCGGCAGCATCACTGCCTATAACAGCCTCGACCGCAGCGGCAATTTCCTCCTCGTCGCCAATTACAGCCTCGCCCCCGAAGGCGAACTGCCCAACAAGGCGGTTGCCATTCTGCCGGTCCGCCCCGATGGCGGCCTGATGAGTTCCGTGAGCGACGCCGTCCACTCCGGCACGGGCCCGGTGCCGGACCGCCAGGAGCGCTCGCATCCCCATTCGGTGCTGGCGACGCCGGACAACCGCTACGTCGTGGTGGCGGATCTCGGCCTCGACCTGCTGGTCGCCTACCGCTTCAACAGCCAGACGGGCGCGATTTCACGCTCCGGCGCCGCCTCGCTCGCGCCGGGAGCCGGCCCGCGCCACTTCGTCTTCCATCCGCGCGGCCGCTTCGTCTATGTCGCCAACGAGCTGGACTCGACGGTGACGTCCTTCAGCTACGAGCCGGACCAGGCCAAGTTCACCACGATTGCCACGGCCTCGACGATGCCGGAGGGGGCGGCGACGGTCAATCATTGCTCGGAGATCCGCATTTCCGCCGACGGAGCCTTCCTCTATGTCGCCAATCGCGGTCATGACAGCATCGCGATCTTCGCCCTGGACGGCGATGGCGGCCTCGAACTGACGAAGACGGTGCCCTCGGGCGGCGAGATCCCGCGCAATTTCGCCATCGATCCTTCGGGCAACTTCCTCGTCGTCGCCAATCAGAACAGCGACCGGGTGACGGTGTTCGCCGTCGATCGCGAAACCGGCGACCTGACGCCCACCGGTATCGAGGTCGAGACGGGCACGCCGACCTCGATCGCCTTCTATCGGACCGAGATCGAGAAGCCCGCCTAGCAGAATTTTCGGTCCCATCAACGGATGGGCCCGAAAATTGCTGCGTCCTTTCAAGGGTCTTGCGGAGGCTCACGGGCGTTCTCGCCTGTGAACCTCGCTCAGGCCGGCGCATGCCCGGCGGGGGACGTCCCGTCAGAGCCCCCGAGACCTGGATCCCCTGTCACGCCGGCGCGAGATGGGGGCTCGAGAAGCCGAGCTTGCGCAGGCCGGCCTGGATCTCGGGTATGCGCATGAACAGCTTCCACAGAAGGCCCGTCCGGTGGTTCTCGATCATCACGATGATCGGCCCCTGGTCGATCGCCAGGAAGGTGTCGGCGAACCAGTCCCTGTCCTCGCAGAAGGCGTCGACGAAGCCGAAGCGCCCCCAGGCCCTGTCGCCATGCTTGCGCAGGAAATGCCGCAGGGCCGCCATCGCCTGTTCCGGCGCATAGGGAAAGCTCGCCAGGGCGGCCGTCGGCGTGATGACTCCGTTGTCGTGGTCGGGCGCATGCGCATCATATCCGGCAGGATCGTCGCTGGCGGTCAGGCCCCAGCAATCGGGCCCGTAGCCCGCATGGCCGTTGGGGTTGAGCACGCAATGCCGGTAGTTGATGAGGGTATGGGCGGTGTTCTGCTGCCAATAATCGGCATAGCGGTCCTTCAGGCCGCGCGGATCGAGGCCGACGAATGAATAATGCGCCCAGAACAGCGGTCCGCCGCGATCCGGGCCGATCGGCAGCTCGATGTCGTGATAGCGCCGCGGCGGGCCATAGTCGCGGCTGGCCGCAAAACCGCGATGATAGGCCTCGGGCCCGACCGGATAGCGGGGCGAGGAAGCCGCCAGCACATAGGCGATCAGGCATTCGTTCCAGCCGTGGATGTCGTGGTCGAGGGCGAAGCCGTTGTTCGGGCTCCAATGCCAAGTGAGCACCTTGCGCCCTCGCGTGTACCAGTCCCACTCCACCTCGCCCCACAGGCCGGTGATGCGCTGGCGCAGGCGCCGCTCCGCCGCCCCGTCGCCGTCGAAATATTCGCGCACGCAGAGCAGGCCCTGGAACAGGAAGGCGGTCTCGACGAGGTCGCCGCCGTCGTCCTTGCGGCTGAACGGCCATACGGCGCCGGTGCGCCCATGCATGAAATGGGGATAGGCCCCGTGGAAGCAGGTCGCCGGCTCGATGACGTCGATGATGCGCTCGAGCCGCGCCAGCCCTTCGGCATGGGTGATCCACCCGCGCTCGATGCCGACGAGCATCGCCATCACGCCGAATCCTGTCCCGCCGATGGCGACGAGGTCATTGTCGGGATCGGCGGCGCGCATGGTGCGGTCCCGCGCCATGCCGCTCGCCGGCTCGGCGCCTTCCCAGAAGAACCGGAGGGTGCGGCGCTGCACCGCCTCCAGCAGGTCGTCATCCGGCAGCTCCGCCAATTGCGCAGGCGGCAGCCTATCGGCATCGACGGCCACCGGCCGCCCTTCCTTCCTGGCGTTCTTCTTCGCGACCTTGACCTTGGTCATGTCCCGCGTCCTCCGTTCTTTCCCGGGGCGTGACCGGCAGCAGCGCCGGCCGACGACCCCCTTTCAATTCGTCGCCGGCGTGCTGGATTCAGATGTCTTTTCCGAACGACCAGAAGGAGCGATGGTCGCCGCCATGCTTCTGCTCGCCGGCGGTCGCCGATGCCGGCTCGCCCTCGCTCACCAGATGCAGGGCATGCGGGAAGAAGCCGGCCTGCAGGCCGGCCCGGCCGATATGGACGATGCCGGCCTGGCCGAGATATTTCTCGAGAATGCCGACGGCACGTTCCCGCAGGTCGTCGTCCAGGCCCTCCAGCGCCTCGTCGATCACCAGCCAGGCCGGCTTCTGGAGGGCGAGGCGCGCGAAGGCCAGCCCCTGCTGCTCCTCGTCGCCGAGATCCTTGTCCCACCTCAGATTGCGGTCGAGCCCGGGGATCAGGTGGTCGAGCCGCATCGCCGACAGGGCCGTACGAAAATCCTCGTCCCCGAACTGCCCGACGGGCCGCGGATAGGCCAGCACCTGGCGGAGCGTGCCCTGCGGCAGATAGGGCCGGCGCGGCATGAAGGTGACGTTTTCTCCCTTCGGCATGCCGACGCGGCCCTCGCCGAACGGCCACAGGCCGGCAATGGTGCGGAAGAGCAGCGTCTTGTTGACGCCGGCCTCGCTGACGACGATGACACGCTCGCCGGCCTTCACGGTGACGTGGTCCTCCCGGAGCCTGCTACGGCCCGCCGGCGAATCGATCGCCAGATTCTCGAATGTCATCTCGCCGGGTTGCGAGGTCGCAAATTCGATCCGGCTGCTGCCGGGATCGAACGTATCGATCTGCGTCACGGCGGCGCGGAAATTGGCGACGCGCAGCAGCGTCGCACGCCAATCAGCGATGGAATT encodes the following:
- a CDS encoding CaiB/BaiF CoA transferase family protein, with the protein product MTATSLSADDIGDAKLLDGILVLDMSQFLSGPFSALRLSDLGARVIKIERPDGGDLCRRLYLSDTEIGGDSTLFHAINRGKESFSADFKNPDDVAAVRRLIAKADVVIQNFRPGVIERLGLDHAAAAAINPGIVYASITGYGDDGPWKMRPGQDLLAQARSGVMWLNGDEDQGPVPFGLAIADLLAGNAIVQAVLAALVRKSRTGIGAHVETSLLEALVDFQFEVLTTYMNDGGRLPVRSSFRNAHAYLAAPYGVYKTSDSWLALAMMPLDRLAPLLDLPDIAGLPASAAFTERDSLKRIIAERLAVRPIAHWLSILEPADVWCAEVLNWPALYASDGFKLLDMLQTVERDDGVSIRTTRSPIRVNGARRKMETAAPRIGEHTVRLRKEFGLDTP
- a CDS encoding lactonase family protein — translated: MPAQRTYLYVGCCTRPTPYYPTHNGKGIAAFTFDEASGAIGPIGITDGIDNPTYLGVDTRHRALHANSEVFGWNEGTVSAYAIDPATGKLSYINKQPSLGSITAYNSLDRSGNFLLVANYSLAPEGELPNKAVAILPVRPDGGLMSSVSDAVHSGTGPVPDRQERSHPHSVLATPDNRYVVVADLGLDLLVAYRFNSQTGAISRSGAASLAPGAGPRHFVFHPRGRFVYVANELDSTVTSFSYEPDQAKFTTIATASTMPEGAATVNHCSEIRISADGAFLYVANRGHDSIAIFALDGDGGLELTKTVPSGGEIPRNFAIDPSGNFLVVANQNSDRVTVFAVDRETGDLTPTGIEVETGTPTSIAFYRTEIEKPA
- a CDS encoding glucoamylase family protein; the encoded protein is MTKVKVAKKNARKEGRPVAVDADRLPPAQLAELPDDDLLEAVQRRTLRFFWEGAEPASGMARDRTMRAADPDNDLVAIGGTGFGVMAMLVGIERGWITHAEGLARLERIIDVIEPATCFHGAYPHFMHGRTGAVWPFSRKDDGGDLVETAFLFQGLLCVREYFDGDGAAERRLRQRITGLWGEVEWDWYTRGRKVLTWHWSPNNGFALDHDIHGWNECLIAYVLAASSPRYPVGPEAYHRGFAASRDYGPPRRYHDIELPIGPDRGGPLFWAHYSFVGLDPRGLKDRYADYWQQNTAHTLINYRHCVLNPNGHAGYGPDCWGLTASDDPAGYDAHAPDHDNGVITPTAALASFPYAPEQAMAALRHFLRKHGDRAWGRFGFVDAFCEDRDWFADTFLAIDQGPIIVMIENHRTGLLWKLFMRIPEIQAGLRKLGFSSPHLAPA